From the genome of Branchiostoma lanceolatum isolate klBraLanc5 chromosome 11, klBraLanc5.hap2, whole genome shotgun sequence:
TATGCAATAGATTATGGCCTTTTGCCAGTTTCACCCCTCGGTAGTTTAAATGTAAACAGCTGAGTAGATGGTGTGGCACAcagaccatacatgtacattttgtagaagaCTAGTGAATGAGGCTATCAGTACAACTAAAATTTCTGGTGTAGGTACTGAGGAGTCGAAaggtttgtggtgattttatttctaaaattaGCAATTTTCGCAGTAACCTGTTGCTTCAAAATTGCGAATATGCTTTATCTATTAAATATATTTTACTGGAGAAGATTTTTTGGAGGTATCAGTTACGAGTAAAACTGTTAGAACTATCTGTTGTATTGTGAAATTGATAATTACTTTAAGTTGTGTTTGATGAGGGAGATTTCATGGGGGTTGAttttgtaattacatgtattactgtacGGAGCTTTGTAACTCTTTAAAATGTACTTTATCTGTCTTGACTGTTAATGATCTTTTAAGCTAAAAAAAGGCCTATCTTTTGTTCTTAGACTTGTGAACTGCAAACTTTTAATCGACAGCTGATAGTCaaggtttcaaagtcaaagttccttcctgcaccgatggtgcataggttggtgcccatctccgtttcagttgACCTTGGGctacacaactttgtgcaatcactacagcagggagctagtccactggtagtggtgtgtgtattaaacttccatactctttcccaaatcaagtgctaagcagagaaagcaatatgtaccattttttaaagtctttggtttgacccggccggggatcgaactcactaCCCACCGTATGCAAGgggaacactctacccactaggccattgcaccggtagagctgtgtaccggtacactgtaccgatacagtaccgggtacaatcaattaggtacaggtccaaaatacctgaccctgctgtatcggtactggacctgactcaggggatggccactttgacggataaaattactatgaaattactatgaaattaccgtggcagtgctctaaagccactctaaagcacagaaaacacatttgcaaggctggagtcaaattttcatctgtgttttcatacaaataatacctagcacaattaaatatcatgtttttaccagttcaaacatgcttttgtcctaattgaaaatctagcattttccgaacaagtagttcaggtacaggttcaggtctggacctgtacctaaacccgtgtacctgtacctgtacctagaatttatttaggtacacagctctatgcaCCGGTCTCCGGTCTAGGTTTCAGTACAAATTTAATTTATGTTTGACGTTGAATGTCTAAGTATAGCTAGGCTAGTGGACACAAGATCGAGGGGATACATGTTTCGATTCCCGGGGTCTCAGCaaagacattgtacatgtgtccccgccaaaggtactttacactactttcctcactccacccaagtgtaaaaatgggtaccttgcTGGATACTTGCGGATTCAtcacaggtttgcgtagcaaaacctttgatggatccgttggcatgtatggtggccgccatcttgattttgtgacgttgcagggtagccatacaatttcattgggaggggtgtttttttgggtcgctagctatagcgttctctctatttttaagaaatcggcacacaactatcacacattcaactcaaacaaaaagaaaaaatcaataccaattcatattgataaaaagaccccgtaatcgctaaactaacatagcaaacccgaagtatatgtagcacaaatacttaaaacTCTAGTTCCATTAGCTAACATAAATAAATTTGTAAGTAGCTAGTCTTCCCAGTACCTGACTTCTGTTGGGGAGccagaggtacatgtaaaagatgGAGGAAGGAGAGGGAATGGCAGCCAGCGCACCTATAGGCTATACCTATAGGCTATGACTTTCAAACCGTGGTTAGTCATCTGTATCATTAACCCATCATATTCATAACTTTTAGCATAGCCTATTGAAAATAGGTAAATTTATTTGATCTGTTAATGTACACTGTGCTGATGTATTTTCAAAGTGGCCATACCACAATTGCAAGTTGACCTCCTTTTTGAGCTGTGACCTTCAGTTTTAAGACTTCCAGGTCACCACACAGCCCTGTCAAATACCAGTCATACTTACTGATTAGTCATCCAAGTACTCAGGACTGGGGCTGAATACTGATTGTCACAATATATAGTCTTCCAAAGCAAAAGGGACTAAAAAGCACATTGAGATATCTAAGATTTTCACCACCTTATTTCTAAACTAGGACCTGGCCAGACTGTTCGTATCCAGAGAAATTTAGGTCATGACATTGATAGATTTGATCAGTTTTATTTGTAAATCAGGCAACTAGAGCCTATAAAAGGCTATATGTGCAAGCATGATCTATGTTCTGTGACTTActgtagatgccatactttgtacctaaTGTATAGTACTTGTGGTTGTACAAAAAGTTATATTGCTATTATGTTATATTTGCAGGTCTAGCCATGGCGGACTTAGAAGATCCCCCCACCTTACTGCAGTGCTGCATGGACTACATCTGCGACAACTTGGACGACCTCTTCTTCAAGGTCAGGGCCAAGGACACGGACAGCCTGCACCTGACCTTCAGACAGCAAGACGTCTTCTTCCACAACGAGCTGTCCGAGCTGTTCTTGAGCCGCCTCTTGGAGAAGAACAAGGTGAACGATCAGGTCTTGACGCTACTTTCCTGTTCGGACACGTTTAGATTACGGAGAGTCCGGGTGAGAAACACCCCCGTGGGACTAGACGGGCTTCGAGCCATTCTGTACAATCACAAACTGATCGAACTAGACGTTTCTAATACTAATGTAAAGAGGGCGGCCTCCGTTATACAACTTCTGTATGAGTCAGGCCAGGACAACCTACAGTCGCTCAACGTCAGCGGGCTTCAACCGCACAAGCAGGATTTTAGCGAGGAACCGTTTGGAAACTTCGACGGCCTAGGGGCTTTCGCAACCATCAACAGAACATTGGTGTCCAGGTTGAGAAATATCAGATGCCTGAATGTCAGCCACACAAACTTTGATACGCAGGACCTCGAAATGGTCGCCTCCGAACTGCCTCACTTGGAAAGCCTAGACATCTCCAAGACCTACGTGTCTAGCTTGACCCCTTTACTCCAGTGCAAGCACCGGTTAAAGTCGCTGTCAACGTACGGCGTAAGCGCGGTGCAGGGGAGGGACAACTGGGACGAAGACGAAAAACACTCCGCAGAAAGAGTCATCGCGGAACTGTCCTCCCTGCGGCACTTAGACATCTCTACCGAGGAGACCTTCAGTGTCTCCGGCACCTTCTTCGCCAGTCAGAACCAGCTGAGAGTCAACGTGGACAACCTGCTCAGCGTCCCGGGGGTTCTTCCGAACCTAACGTCGTTAGATATCTCAGGGCGGGACTTGTCGGAGGGAACGCTGCTGGCGTTTTTGGAGAGCCATCCCCAGCTGGTGTTCCTCGGTGTGATGATGGGGCCCGCCTGCTTTTGGGACTTCATCTGGGACGAGGAGTATGAAGGCTTCCGAAAGGATCTTAGGGTTGGTATTTGCATCATGTCTatatatgtacacaatgtatattttaTCTGTTTTCTGTAGGATGTCATTGTACATTTagtattactgtaattcttgatttgttaactgtaacttaagtTTAGCTGATTTGACGGTCACTTAGTCAAtggctaaaatttcatcatcgcttatatttgatcactaatatttgagacagtaatgtttgttcccaccattaaaattaagtgccgtgacctccATTTTCCCCCCACTGCTTTATTTTCCTAccgctacatgtatatatattaaagtgatttacagtatgctgaGTCTTGTATCCTTTTAGCtttcaaaattgcaggttgcTCATAATCTGGATTTATAACTATGGGACGGATTGATGGATTTTGTTTTAATAGAAATTAATAtgtattatacaaaatgtacaatatataatcTGATAATATATAATAGTTAGGCCTTGGATATAAAAACTTGAAAGCAATTATTTAACACTTCAAGCAATGTTACTTTCAATACCTGACAGTGTATATAGCATTATGAATGAACTCTCAAACGATCTTGTATTTCACAAATGCTCTAATTCCTCCCCATGTTATTTAGGTGACAGGAGAAGGTAACGAGGCCCAGATACTTGAAGCCCTGCGACAGTACAGTGAAAGAGCCGTGTATGTGCAGAAAGCCCTATACAAGCTTTTTGGCCGCACCTCAGGGATGGAGCATCCTCGGGTGGATGTTATCAAGGTAGGGTTTGTTTGGTACCCCATTTTTTAAACTAACTGTCACTGTGCACATGTGCGCATGCaccaccctcctttatcagcgctgaaacccgttcgggaaatgttcggcaaaccctcccggtctctgagccctgatcttttgaacagAGATTTTGGGTTCTGGGgacgatatatatatatcctggtagggagatatccaggtgttcaagacattcttgagaaggcttTGGTAATGTTGGATTTTTCATGTGGCGGTCTATAGTATTATACTGTTGGGTGCTTGGTGGAATTCTGAGAATGTTTCATGATTATCTATGGAGTAGAGTAATATTTATTTCTTGATGTTTACTCCCCAGCTGGTGGTTCAGGGGATGAAGAATCACTGCGATGCCAAGAGTCTCGGGGTGCAGATGGCAGCCAGGTCAGGACTCCTCTTTTACATGGGATAAAATGCTCCATGTTTACTACTTAAGATAAGGTTGATGTTCAATTATTATCAATGGTTGGAGGAGACTAAGGGATTGGATAGACATTAAAAGGTTCATTATACATATTCGTGTTGCGGGGGgtgttttttaaaaagtttttgcTGTCTTCATTATGGAACAGAATataacagaaaaagtgggatcattcgtcttccactgtcttggaaaaagaagctgaacccaataagttagaacttagtgtcagtagctaagacttgagtagtcatatgttacattgttcatctttttctgtccatccactccgtgttacatgtacatgtacttgcaattagcctacgggcaggaatttgcaataaactaattAACtttcattaaccttctccctattGCATAACCCCACAAGAAATATGAATTTGGGGCTAAAGTGCAAATCTTCAATGTCCTAGCCATTGTTACAAAATAATTATtgtgtaacataacataatccACCACATGACACCATCTTTGTTTGGTGCAACCTTTGACCTTCCAGTGCTTGCCTGTACAACCTGACCCGACATGACATCAGTAAGCGTGTTCCGTCGCGGGACCTGTCGGACGTGGTGAACTTGACCCTGAAGGCCATGGAAGTGTTCCCCAACCACCAGCAGCTGCAGAAAAACGCCCTGCTCACGCTGTGTAGTGACAGGATTCTGCAAGAAGTGGTAGGTGGAAGATGGACATggaaattacattgtacatggaaaTTACATGAAATTATGTGAAAATCAAATGAATTTGTCTGGACGTGAAAAGGAAATTTAActgatatgaaaatgaaaataattgtaATATTTAATGCCATGGAAATGAATTCAAAATGATATGgaaatgacatgaaatggatattaacttcatttatttttgctcaGTGATGACAACGCAGTTGCATTCTTTTGTCATATTTATCAGAGGTAGCATTGTGTTAAAAAAATTAGGACCTGGCGGCAAGTTTGGAACAAATTTCAATACCAACATAGATTGAAACTTccttttttgatgattttttaatTATATTAGGCTAAGTGTAGAATCAACCAAATCTAGTTCGGGCATGTATATACCAAACAggatttttgttgaaattgtcAATTTATTATTTAGATTTATGATTCCGCACTGCATTTGctcaaaagtgtcggattaaggttcagtgctattatgattgtgttgatataGTTAGATATATAAAGTTTCttttgtactctttatccgtgactcctccccctccacttcgaccttgttgaaaagcggcatgtgtggccgaacaagcattcgaaagaaAATGAAggttttgacttgacttgacaatcatgaaatgtttttctttcctgTACAGAAGTTTGACCGGTACCGCGCGGCAAGACTGGTGATGCACTGTCTGTGCACGCACGAGGACGCTACCATGCACCGCATGGCTGTAGCCATCATATCTATACTTGCTGCTAAGGTTAGTATCATAAAACTTACAGTTACAGGAGTTACCTCCGTAAAAAACTATTTTCTGTCAGTGTCTCAATGTGCCCATATATGGGCCATAGCATGTGGAAATATTTGCGGAAACACACGCAGacagacataccaaaaatgatacATATACCTCCCATTTAACAAACTGAGGTAATTGTTAACTCTGTGAAATGGGAGGTATtggtttcatacatgtatgtctgtttgtgtttgtttccacATGTATTTCCAGTTGCAATAATAGGTATGTcaagacactgacaggaagtaaGGTCAATTGTCCCaaaaaggtcccagaataggttatcaaactttaagtttatctcatttcctgtcttcaatttcctggtaTATTCCGGTAATACTAAACAATTTAAAAGTGATAACAGAGATATGACTGTCAATGATCAAATTTAAGTTTTGGAATGTGTTCTGTTGATGAGTGATATGAATAATCTTGCTATAAACAGTGGTGTAATGAATttcgtttcaatatgtagtccAATCCAATTATGTGCCTCAAATTTAATGACAATTAAGTTGACTTCTAGTATAATGATACTCTTACAGTGTATGAAAGgcatgccctgcctggcacggtttcgacggctcccaccgttgagtcgttctgtgccaggctggggcctgcccgccttagcccgggacctcaactccccccccccccctactttgcccctgaaggggctatttgggggtaccaaaatgtagatgtagatgtataatatgttacaatgtactgTTCCATTGTATTGGTTCAGAGTTTGTAGACATAGACTGATATGCctgtgtttcttttttgtatttttgtccaGATCTCTACTGAACAAACTGCCCTGCTGGGGACACAGAACTACCTGCAGGTTGTAAGACACATTCCCTGCTTGCACAGTCTCACGTCTAACCCAGACTCACCAACAAGAACTCTAACCAAACTCAGCCTTCTTACAGGGTGGCTTGGTTGTGCACCCTTTTATACGCCTTGCAGAGTGATCTTAATGTTAATTTTAAACAGCTTTTAAAGAGTTGTTATGATAATCTTGAACAAAATTAATATAGAAATATAACAGAGCATTTGATGTCTGTATAACTTGGTTGAATGCTTATAACCATTGCCTAATAGAAActgaatttgtttttgttttcttcaaaaatttGACTGCACGTTACTTAACCATTTGAGGATAGATCAGTTCATACAGATGGAAAAAGCTTGCGATTTTGCATAGTGCTCTGATCATACTATTCATAGTCATGGTGCCATTTTGGGTAGAGCCAGCTCCAATGCAATAATAATGCAATGCATAGATGGTACCAAAACTGTTTGCAGCTTATTATAGGGTATAACCACGTCAGAATCTGTAACCACTAATGACTTAGGTTGTAGGGCATTGCTTTGAATTCTCAACAAGTATCTGTGCAACTTTGTTTGAAGGCATTTGCTGCTAATACCAGATAAAAATTATGGAAAAACGTTGGTAACATAGCACTGTTTATGTACATCCGGgttttgtgtatctttttttttttattcagtataTGACTTGGTTCAGTATGTTAAAACAATATTATAGTTTTTACATAGTAtgcttgcccccccccccccccacacacacacactgtcagcGTAACTATCACACCGTATCTCCGTATATAGAAGCTGCTGAGGATAGTGAAAGAGAAGACTGAGGGACAACAAGTGGATATTACTCTCAAGTTTACACTCAGTGCACTCTGGAACCTCACAGGTCAGTTCCGAAGTACACTGTAACTATATGGATTGTAAATTATATTATCTATGTCATATCTGGGTGATGACAACGTTCCATATACTACATTTTCCAGACCGGTCCGtatttaaggccacaccaatttaatttcttggttaacggattttttttttcaaattctaacaaaaaaaaatcatgaaaacagaaggctgggttgaaaacttgcacctgaccctgttcactccctgaaattgtgcgcaccaaagtacaaactttcctctgagattctgttttcctgttgattctccaatcaagcatttttttttaaattctgttaccCAAGGAAttgaaatggtgtggcctaacggtATCATGTGTGCTTCTGTTATCAttggcttctacttgtatcccaTGGGCTTCCAACAAGTTCCATGGAATTATTTGAATGCatgttggaattgatgttcttgcagttttggtgTATTTGAGGACAACACTATTGTTTTCGACTTCTAGGCGCATTTTGCAatgaaatatgtgttttctcTGGTGGGTATATCATGAGAAGAATACTGCATCACCATCGGTCGCAGCCCTCCTGCAGGTCAGATTGCTgatcatgaatgaatgactgaatgaaagagagaaggaacaaacaaataaactgacaCCTGTCTTTCCAGATGAGTCCCCCAGCACCTGCACCACGTTTGTAGAGAACGGTGGCCTGGAACTCTTCATGCAGATCCTCGAAGTCTTCCCCAACGAGTCCAACCTCCACACCAAAGTCCTAGGCTTGATTGTGAGTGACAAACAAACAGCTGCAGTTCTCActaaaagctgctagggggccaaattTCTCTCTTGGTATAAGGGTCAGAATGTATCAGTTTTTACTTGAACAAGAGTGTAGAGGAATGCAAAGACCTGGGCTTGATTGtgagtaacaaacaaacagctgcaGTTCTCActgaaagctgctagggggacaAATTTCTCTCTTGGTATAAGGATCAGAATGTATCAGTTTTTACTTGCACAATAGTGTAGGGGAATGCAAAGTCCTGGGCTTCATTGtgagtaacaaacaaacagctgcaGTTCGCACTgaaagctgcaagggggccaaaattttatttttagcTCTATTGGGGCCAGAGTATGATCAAATTTTACTACAATTGTAATGCACAAGAGTGTAGGGGAATGCAAAGTCCTGGGCTTGATTGtgagtaacaaacaaacagcttcaGTTCTAACTAaaggctgctagggggccaaaattttctttttaaccCCAAGGGCCGGAATATGATCAGTCTTTATTCGCACAGGGATGTAAGAGGGGTACATTTTAACAGTTGCAGCCTTAGAATACAGGTTCTTCAGTGTTGCGATTTATTTATTGTGAACATATTTTTGTCCCGCATAACCAGTAGAcaacctttaggccacaccatttgaatttcttggttgacggaatttaaaaagaaaatgctagttttagattggaaaatcaacaggaaaacagaatctcagagaaaagtttgtactttcgtgcaaacagtttcagggagtgaacagggtcaggtgcaagttttcaccccagccttctgttttgataATGTCCTCGTACTAAAATATaaccaaaaaaatctgttaaccaagaaattaaattgttaTGGCCTTGGGCATatcacaccagttttgtacagtaagtacaaagTGTATAAGCTCAGATTGTAAGATTTGATCCGCTCAGACAACGatggactcctactcttttcaataagttcaGTGGGTCCTTAAATGTGTGTGAGGTGTAGCTCTTTCCTCCAACACAAGGCTTTATGCACCATCCAAGATGATgttcctaactgaagctaggtactcattttcacctgagtcaagtgaggaaagaggtgtaaagtgccttttccaagggcacaactttaAGGCCTGCTCAGGATTCAAAGGCAGAACCTTTATTGATTCTATCAATCTGATTAATAGAATCAAtgaacaaccctaaccacatcTCCCTTCTTACAGAACAACATTGCTGAAGTACGAGGGCTGAGAAAGGTGCTGTTGAGGGAGGACTTCATGGATTATGTCAAGTGAGTCCGACCGTGTTTTTACTCATAACTATAGTATTTCACAGGAAGAACTTCACGGTAGAAAAAGCACTTTGACCTTCAAATCTTAGAGTAGAGAGCACTCATTTGAGATTTAAGAAAGAGTAATTGAGATATAAGAAAAGATTGAGATATAAATAAGTCATAATCCTGACTTAGATATGATTGACTATGacactttttttattttccttctgtGATACATTCTCATAGATCGAATTTCCCTGTCACTGAGATATTTTCAAAGGGAGATATTTTATCAGGGTGTTCACCGATTAGTTGTTTTTTAGTTAAGGCCTAAACTGTATTCCACTTTAATGTTGTAAATGAGATCCAACACATCTTCTCTCGTGTAAAGGTTTGGGTtaatatgtttttctttctaCCATGATCATAGGAAGCTGCTTGTATGTGATCATATCGAGGTGAGCTACTTTGCGGCTGGGATTGTGGCCCACCTGGCCAGCGAGGGGAGAGAACACTGGAACCTGAGGGAACATTCCTGGGACCAGATGCTCAACACACTGGTAGGAGACCATCATGTTTCTTTTGCAAAACGCTGGTAGGAGACCATAATCTTTTTTCTTGTGCAAAATGCTGGTAGATGTTTCTTCCGGTGGGAGACCGCCATGATCCTTTTCAAAACAATGGTGGGAGACCATCTGGTATCCTATTTCTTATTCAAATCACTGTCAAGGGATTATCATGTATTATGTGCACAATACTGGTAGGATACCACCATGTTTCTTTCAAAagtcatgtttcttttttttattttttaaacatttttaagCTAGCTATAGAATTTTAGATCCAAGCTGTGAAGAAACATTCCACGTTGTGCGCCACCATTTTATTTTGATGCACCTAAACCTGTAGATTAGGCACAGgtacaagttttttttcaaagtatagAAAATGTTTTATACTTGGCAaagcctcaggggcgagcctaaaaGTATTGTTTTCCTTGCTTGTGTAGCTGGCTGCTGTAAGGAGTTGGAACAACCCCACCGGAGAGATGGTCGCGTACCGATCGTTCCACCCGTTCTTCCCGCTGCTGGAGTGTTACACGACGCCCGCGGTGCAGCTGTGGTCTGTCTGGGCCATGCAACACGTCTGTACCAAGAACCGTAAGTCTGGTATCCAATCATATTTGAGCTTAGAAATGTAGAAAACTTGTAGCTTAAAGTTTGTTATTCACTATTCTGTGAGTGGCCAAATGTCAGATATATGGAATATCGTCATTAAGATTCAGTCGAAACTTGGCCACTCAGAAACTCTTACCATGCTGCCATCATTTACACTCGAAACCCATGACAATTGGTTGCCAACAGATCCCCAAAACTTTGTCAAGACAAGATGAAGCAATATATTGTAGATTTGCCCCTAGAAATTTTCTAGGGAGGtccatacccccccccctcaattGTGTCACACCCTCAGCAATGGACAAGGTGACATGAAACAAAACACTGTTTGAGAAAGATATGAATTGTCAGCTTTTTTCTATTCTAGCACTAAAGCTAAGAAAGTCGTCATCAAGGTTGACTTCTGCCTCCAAAGAAACTTTGTGTTGGTTCAAGTTCTTTATATGAATTGAATCACATAGTCCGTGCACAATGCAGTTAACTGTCaatgaatatagaatacaacacggggtattccatatcacccgaggtaccagcccgaccgcgggttgGATCGCCCGAcagccgtaggccggagggcgatccgacccgcgggaggggtgggaccgagggtgatgcggaatacaacgtgttgtattttatttatgtcataccttggtcatacccacccgagaaaacacacatttcaatgcggaatgcgccagaagttgagggagttttgtgtcctggaacaagaaactgtagcaacattgattccaatctccgaatccggtattcgaatttccgacgggcacgctcgaaatgcgttcgaaatattcta
Proteins encoded in this window:
- the LOC136444918 gene encoding protein zyg-11 homolog B-like isoform X1; translation: MGLAMADLEDPPTLLQCCMDYICDNLDDLFFKVRAKDTDSLHLTFRQQDVFFHNELSELFLSRLLEKNKVNDQVLTLLSCSDTFRLRRVRVRNTPVGLDGLRAILYNHKLIELDVSNTNVKRAASVIQLLYESGQDNLQSLNVSGLQPHKQDFSEEPFGNFDGLGAFATINRTLVSRLRNIRCLNVSHTNFDTQDLEMVASELPHLESLDISKTYVSSLTPLLQCKHRLKSLSTYGVSAVQGRDNWDEDEKHSAERVIAELSSLRHLDISTEETFSVSGTFFASQNQLRVNVDNLLSVPGVLPNLTSLDISGRDLSEGTLLAFLESHPQLVFLGVMMGPACFWDFIWDEEYEGFRKDLRVTGEGNEAQILEALRQYSERAVYVQKALYKLFGRTSGMEHPRVDVIKLVVQGMKNHCDAKSLGVQMAASACLYNLTRHDISKRVPSRDLSDVVNLTLKAMEVFPNHQQLQKNALLTLCSDRILQEVKFDRYRAARLVMHCLCTHEDATMHRMAVAIISILAAKISTEQTALLGTQNYLQVKLLRIVKEKTEGQQVDITLKFTLSALWNLTDESPSTCTTFVENGGLELFMQILEVFPNESNLHTKVLGLINNIAEVRGLRKVLLREDFMDYVKKLLVCDHIEVSYFAAGIVAHLASEGREHWNLREHSWDQMLNTLLAAVRSWNNPTGEMVAYRSFHPFFPLLECYTTPAVQLWSVWAMQHVCTKNPDRYCPMLIEEGGEERVKHLATNPATAEEVRTLAALVIELLQDSKLPPRQRKLLKPADTPGSPEQEE
- the LOC136444918 gene encoding protein zyg-11 homolog B-like isoform X2, whose translation is MGLAMADLEDPPTLLQCCMDYICDNLDDLFFKVRAKDTDSLHLTFRQQDVFFHNELSELFLSRLLEKNKVNDQVLTLLSCSDTFRLRRVRVRNTPVGLDGLRAILYNHKLIELDVSNTNVKRAASVIQLLYESGQDNLQSLNVSGLQPHKQDFSEEPFGNFDGLGAFATINRTLVSRLRNIRCLNVSHTNFDTQDLEMVASELPHLESLDISKTYVSSLTPLLQCKHRLKSLSTYGVSAVQGRDNWDEDEKHSAERVIAELSSLRHLDISTEETFSVSGTFFASQNQLRVNVDNLLSVPGVLPNLTSLDISGRDLSEGTLLAFLESHPQLVFLGVMMGPACFWDFIWDEEYEGFRKDLRVTGEGNEAQILEALRQYSERAVYVQKALYKLFGRTSGMEHPRVDVIKLVVQGMKNHCDAKSLGVQMAASACLYNLTRHDISKRVPSRDLSDVVNLTLKAMEVFPNHQQLQKNALLTLCSDRILQEVKFDRYRAARLVMHCLCTHEDATMHRMAVAIISILAAKISTEQTALLGTQNYLQKLLRIVKEKTEGQQVDITLKFTLSALWNLTDESPSTCTTFVENGGLELFMQILEVFPNESNLHTKVLGLINNIAEVRGLRKVLLREDFMDYVKKLLVCDHIEVSYFAAGIVAHLASEGREHWNLREHSWDQMLNTLLAAVRSWNNPTGEMVAYRSFHPFFPLLECYTTPAVQLWSVWAMQHVCTKNPDRYCPMLIEEGGEERVKHLATNPATAEEVRTLAALVIELLQDSKLPPRQRKLLKPADTPGSPEQEE